A genomic stretch from Pempheris klunzingeri isolate RE-2024b chromosome 23, fPemKlu1.hap1, whole genome shotgun sequence includes:
- the LOC139222673 gene encoding E3 ubiquitin/ISG15 ligase TRIM25: MASAQSEQSRVLQEELTCPVCLDLYRDPYLLPCGHNFCKACLDRLKRQAERGRFRCPECRDSHRCGNFQKNFKLANIADDYRHRRRATAAAAAPSKSRELLLSPLATQPTRSANAVPCDYCPSVTAEASGTSAVGDGSSVASVCQETGDSQQAAAASAAAVSMFAVKTCLKCEVSMCQEHVKPHLELPAFREHPLTEPMSDFWKRKCPDHDEIYRYYCMDDKVCVCNACTIEGGHLGHTIKTLKNTMKDLKSTLDKQLYRVERKYSMAERKLQEQKEKERQNKKFMDDSEQGLTRLGDEMKAKVLRFVTRLRECARTHCDTNGPAIQKNISRICQDQARLQEVRCGIEGLMQENDPFRFIEAYKTTGKQCRRQLRKNMFYPEYVDMETEVLGVMMEEEMRKFLDEELPCHIIAAISTLCQLSDLEEEEEQENEEEAVEEEDDDDDDDDDLDDSSVEEMRSEGEEEDEEDEEDEEEGNDQSTQADDLYSPGEDEEEEGEEEDYEEDEDGEEEDEEERGV, from the exons ATGGCCTCGGCCCAGTCAGAGCAATCCAGAGTCCTGCAAGAGGAGCTCACGTGCCCGGTGTGCCTGGACTTGTACCGTGACCCCTACTTGCTTCCTTGCGGCCACAACTTCTGCAAGGCCTGCCTGGACCGCCTAAAGCGGCAAGCGGAGCGAGGTCGTTTCCGCTGCCCAGAGTGCCGCGACAGCCACAGGTGTGGTAACTTTCAGAAAAACTTCAAACTAGCCAATATTGCTGATGACTACCGTCACCGGCGCCGAGCTAccgctgcagctgctgcacctTCAAAATCCAGAGAATTGCTGTTGTCTCCTCTGGCAACGCAGCCAACCCGGAGTGCAAATGCTGTTCCGTGTGACTATTGCCCCTCAGTCACCGCCGAGGCGTCGGGCACCAGTGCTGTTGGAGACGGCTCTTCTGTTGCTTCTGTTTGTCAGGAAACAGGTGACAgccagcaggctgctgctgccagtgcCGCGGCTGTGTCGATGTTTGCTGTCAAGACGTGCCTGAAGTGTGAGGTGTCGATGTGCCAGGAGCATGTAAAGCCACATTTGGAGCTGCCTGCGTTCCGCGAGCATCCGCTGACCGAACCGATGAGCGACTTCTGGAAGAGAAAGTGCCCAGATCATGATGAGATATACAG ATATTACTGCATGGATGACAAGGTGTGCGTGTGCAACGCCTGCACCATCGAAGGTGGACACTTGGGACACACAATCAAGACCCTGAAAAACACGATGAAAGATCTGAAG AGCACACTGGATAAGCAGCTGTACAGGGTTGAAAGGAAGTACAGCATGGCAGAGAGAAAACTCcaggagcagaaggagaaggagaggcagaATAAG AAGTTCATGGACGACTCTGAGCAGGGCTTGACCAGGCTCGGTGACGAGATGAAGGCCAAAGTGCTCCGCTTCGTCACCAGACTGCGGGaatgcgcacgcacacactgtgACACCAACGGGCCGGCGATCCAGAAGAACATCTCCAGGATCTGCCAGGACCAGGCCCGTCTCCAGGAAGTCCGCTGTGGCATCGAAGGCCTCATGCAGGAAAACGACCCTTTCCGCTTCATAGAG GCATACAAGACAACAGGAAAACA GTGCCGTAGACAGCTGAGAAAAAACATGTTCTACCCAGAATATGTCGACATGGAGACGGAGGTTCTTGGAGTGATGATggaagaagaaatgagaaaattccTTGATGAGGAGCTGCCGTGTCACATTATTGCTGCCATTAGTACCTTGT GTCAACTGTCAGATctcgaggaggaggaggagcaggagaatgAGGAAGAGgccgtggaggaggaggacgacgatgatgacgacgacgacgaccTCGATGACAGCAGtgtggaggaaatgaggagtgagggggaggaggaggacgaggaggacgaggaggacgaggaggaaggaAATGACCAGAGCACGCAGGCTGACGATCTTTACAGCCcaggggaggatgaggaggaagagggtgaagaggaagactatgaagaggatgaggatggagaggaggaggacgaggaagagagaggggttTAA